The following is a genomic window from Candidatus Omnitrophota bacterium.
TCGCCAACCCTAAATTAGCGGCGAGCGTGCTCCTGCCGCTTTTAGAGTCGGCGCTGGTGATCAATATGGCCTTAAGGTTCCTGTCAACGCCGGCAAACTGCAGATTGACCTTGAGCGTGCGGAATGACTCCGACGCCAGAGAATCCGGCTCAACAGCGACTATAAGTTCATTTCCCAGGTTCATTTTTGCCCTTATTTAAAACCGTTGTTTTGTTTACAGGCCGCCTGCCGCGCCTTAGCCTTATATGAGGGACCGCCCCCAGAACAGACAGCCCCAGGTAGCGCTCAACGTCCTCTATGGTCCTGACGGTGGTGTCCATTGCCTCGCGCATCAATGCCAGCATGATGCCGACGAGAAAACCCATGGCTGAGGCGCCGGATACGGGCAGGCGCGCCGGCTGCGCGGTCTCAACCGGCAGGGAGGCCGGCTCAATGATCTTAACGTTTACCGTCCCCCTTACTTCTTCCTCAAGGCTGACCTCTTTTAATTTTCTCAGGATGTTTTCGTATATATCCCTGTTCAAATTTACCTCTTTTTGCAGGCGCAGCAACCGGGATTGATCCACGCCGGACTCGGGCCTCTTCTGATAAGCGCCCACAACCTCTTCTAAATTACTGAGGGTCTGGATATCCGAAGTCAGGCTGTTGGCGGCGGCTTCCAACTCGTCCCTTATCTGATCCCGCACCAAATCAATTTCGGATTTTACGCGGATTATCTCCGGGTGTTTCTCTTTATAAACCTGGCTCAGGGCGTTCAGTTCATTATCCTTGTCCAGAAGTTTCTGTTTCAGGCCGACATTGACGGTGTAAACGCTGCCTAACTTCTCCGAAACAAACGTGAGGGCCTGTATGATATCGCTCTCTGTAATTTCCCTCAAGGACTTCAGTGTGGATTCCTTCTCCGACTTTTCCTTCTTGATGCGCAGGAGTTCATCCTTTATGTTTTCTTCCGTCTCAATATTCAGCTCCTTCGGGATACCTGTCTGTACGCCGGATTCCTGCTTAAATCGCTCAAGCGCGTCCTCCGATTCATCCACCTTCTCCCTTGCCTTACGCACCTGCTCTACCAGATTGGAATAGATATTTTTAACGATGGAGTCGCGCTCCCGTTTTTTAATATCAACGAATGCCTCGGAGACAGCGTTCGCCATATCCATTGCCGCGCGCGGATTCCTGTCTGTGGCGTTTATGGCGATCACGCTGCTTAACGCCGCGGCCCTTCTAGATTCCTGGATAGGGGCGATCTCTATCGACTTCTGTATCCGTTCAACGGCGGGCTCTTTATCCCGCACCCAGCCCAG
Proteins encoded in this region:
- a CDS encoding GumC family protein; this translates as MPIPPKAGLGDYARILLKRKGWIIASVVIAASIAGYFQKKVVPLYVATAKITVEPPFVEMEPFMGRQPAVKEDSWGLQPSSFLQAQYELLRSRIVAERAAEILGWVRDKEPAVERIQKSIEIAPIQESRRAAALSSVIAINATDRNPRAAMDMANAVSEAFVDIKKRERDSIVKNIYSNLVEQVRKAREKVDESEDALERFKQESGVQTGIPKELNIETEENIKDELLRIKKEKSEKESTLKSLREITESDIIQALTFVSEKLGSVYTVNVGLKQKLLDKDNELNALSQVYKEKHPEIIRVKSEIDLVRDQIRDELEAAANSLTSDIQTLSNLEEVVGAYQKRPESGVDQSRLLRLQKEVNLNRDIYENILRKLKEVSLEEEVRGTVNVKIIEPASLPVETAQPARLPVSGASAMGFLVGIMLALMREAMDTTVRTIEDVERYLGLSVLGAVPHIRLRRGRRPVNKTTVLNKGKNEPGK